A window of Aurantibacillus circumpalustris genomic DNA:
GCGCAGAGACAACCGACTTGGTTACAGATTTAACTTTAAAACTTGTACTATCATTCGCTCCATTAAAATATTCCTCACAAACAATTTCATTGTTTTTCCAAACTAGTATAGACCCAAGACTTGGAATACCAGCATAAGCCTCTTTAGTTATCATTTTTAACTCATTCGCTTTTTGTGCAGACAAAGGAGCATTCAAAATATTTACAACAAACAATAAAAATAAATTCCGTTTCATAAGGCTGTTCATTATCATAAAAATAGACTTTATTTAACAAAAACTATGCAGATACCGACAGAAAAACTGTGTGGCGGTCACATTACATAATAACTGGCAATACGGTCAGCCAGACATTTTTCCACTCAAGAACGATTTTAATTTAGAGAACCAGAATGGTCAGGCAATAAAATCTTAACGTATTCGTTAATACTACAAATCCACTCAAACTATTCAGGTTGGCGAAAAATAAAATAACTCAATTAATTTTATCAGTCATTTTCTTAGAAATTTTAATCTATTTGTGGGCATTTTGGACAGCATCATTAAATGAGAGTAATTTTTTTGCAATTGAACCAGAATTTATTTTTGATAAGTGCGCACGTAATTCTGGTAGGATATCTTCGACTTTTAATCTGCTCATCTTATTAATGATCGGTTACTTTGGTCTTGAACAAATTTACCTTGACGACAAGAAAAAGAATGAATTCCGGATTTTAATAACATTATTTGCAGTCAATCACTTGGTTCACTTTTTCTATGTGTTTCAAACTTTCAAACATCATACAATGGAACTCAACATATCCGAGAATAAACATGGTTTCATTACTTTTATTTGTGTTCTACTAATTCCTATTATTCTCTGGATATTTAAAAGTATAAATAAGATTCTCTATACAATCATCATTATACATTTATTCAATGTAAGCTACTTCATCATGGATACATTTTATAACAAAATAAAGCCTGACAAACCAGCGTATCACAATCAATTCGGAATTGTTGTAACAACCGCTGCTTGTATTTATGTTTTTTATAGAATTTTCCGCGAGTTTAAATTGAACCTGTCTGTCAGCGAACATCGCAACAACGATGTAACATAAACTTTGCTTCGCCATCATTGAATTAACAGCTACCAAATGTAAGGGCAAAAATTATAATACTAATAGCGTTTTTTTTGGGTCCCTTAAAACTTTGTCCAATAACAGCATGCAAGGCTCTTTTTCTAACGAGGTCAACATCTCAATAAGCTTAAAACGCTTGTGATAAAATTTAAACCTAGAAAATGTTATCCGTATTAACATCATTCTGAAACCAAAAACCACCTTCCATTATTAAAAAAGAAATCGTAAATTTAATATGCAAAATAAATTAGCAAACACATCTCGTACTACTTACATAAAATATTGTTGTTTTGAGTTAATCGCAAATTACTTTAATGAAAACCGTTCTAAAATTTGTAACACTTTGTTTGTTTGCCCTTCCAGTAAAAGGTCAGCAAATAGCTAAATTATTTGGGGCGCATTCAAATGGAACAAGCAATGTCTTTACTTCAGTAACGCTTCCTGATGTTACTTATGACAAACTCTCAGTAATAAAAGGGCCATTCAAGCCATTCGCTGGACAAACAACCTTTGACGATAAAAACTCAAGGTACTTTATTAAGAGTGGCTCGAACATCCTCATTATTGATGCTACAACTGGTAAAATTTCTGATAGTATTCCAAATTCAAGTAATTTCTACAACATCGAATACGACGAGATCTCCAATAGTATAGTGGGTTTGGCTACTATTGAAAAATCAGTTGTCTTTAAAACAATTAACCTCCTAACAAAATCAAGCGTGGTTACAGCCTCACTCAGTGGTGTTGACTCAATAGTTGTTGGAGAATCGACATTTGATTCAAAAAACAGAAGATACTTTGCACTTACCAAAGTTGGATTAATTGTTATTGATTCAACTGGTGCTTTTATTGATGTCCTTTGTTCATCACCCTATTTAAACGGGTTGGAATATGATCCTGCAACCAATAAAATTTATTATTTAGAGTGGGATGGAAGCATCTATTATTTTGTATCCATTGAAGCAAACACATGCAGCGTAGGTTTCATCAACTCATTTAACGGCTTTTCAAAATCAATTTGGGCTGAGAGTAGTTTTGACAAAACGCTCAGTCATTACTATAACAAAACAAACCTTGGGATACTTAAGATTGATATCCGTTCTGGTGAAATAATACAAAGGATTCCTGTTTTCAATTATTTTGGAGGATTGGAATTTACAACCGTATCCAAAATGGCAAATCTTGAGGAAGAAAATTCGCGTAAAGAAATTCATGTATTTCCGAACCCAAGTAACAGTCATTTCAATTTCTCAAATTTAAAAAAAGGAGACACACTAGAAATTTTTGATTTTAAGGGTCAATTGCTTTACCAAACTGTTTTAAATGAAACTAGCTTGGAACTTAACTTTGAAACAGAAAGCAGAGGAATTTATTTTTATAGAATATACAGCGCAACCGATCCAATCAAACAAGGGAAATTACTTTTAAGATAAAACTAAAAACCATACCGATTGATTTAGATTTTAAGTTTCACCTCGATCTTCAAAGTAAATCAATCTAATTATTTTTGATTTATATTTTATTTAAAGTCTTCAACCTTGAACCAGGTTTGTGTACGCCCAATAAGTGAAATTCCAATGTAACCTCTCAAATCCAACATGCCATTTCTGAACTTGATTGTGCAGCTATAAGTTTTGCCATTTTCTGGGTCATAAATTGTTCCGTCTTCCCATTCGTCATCATCAAACACAAAATTCTTTAACATATTAAGTCCAACTAATGGAACACTTTGTTTTGCTTTATCAGGATTATTTTTATCAACTTTTATTTTTCCATCTTCATAATTAGGGTTTCTTAACCAAACAATTTTACCATTGTACTTGTTTCCTTCCTTGTAAATTTGAACCTTAGCTTTACCACTAGCGGTTAGCCATGTACCAAGAACGGCATCTGGATTTTTTGATTGAGCATTAAATAATGTGCTGCTTAAAAACAACAGCAGAAACGCGACGATTTTTTTCATAGTTTATAGATTTATAGGTTTGGTAAGTCGGTTTTCAAATATAAAATTTAGAAACGAAAATATGCTTGATTGAAAATATGAAACCACTTGATATAGATCAACATTTTATGCGTGCATAATCTCATTTATAACTGAACTAATAAATTTAGTTTAAAAATTTAAGTTACGGATATATACTTCGTTATTAGCAATAGCACATACCTCACCTACTTTATCAACTATTTCAATGGGATATGTTTTCACAAATTTACCTTCACTAGTCAGCGCTTTGCTCGCTTCTTCAATCATAGCGTCATCAATTAAAATACTATAAAATAAATCAGTACGTCCCGGTTTTACATACTGAATATCTGCACTTTTTAACCATACAGTAATTTTAAAGCCTTTGTGTTGCATTATTTGTCCGAATAAAAGTGCATAAAAAGGATCCGTCGCAGTAAAAATTGTTCCACCAAAAATTGAATTACCAAGATTTGTAGTAAAAAGACTTTTATTAATTTTTACATCAATACCTTTAAAATCTTTATAAATTTTTTTGACCCAAATTCTTTGAAATAACATGGGGGGATATATCCGCATTAACCATTTCAATGAGTTTTCAGAAATCTTCATATTATAAATGCTTATCCTTGTTTAACCGTTTGACTTCGCAAACGACTGAGTGTTTTGGGAGTAATTTCCAAATAAGAGTCTAAATAAATTGCCGGTACTCGATTTCCAAACTTTGGATGCGACCGTAAAAATTCAAAGCAGCGTTTTTGTGCCGAATAACCAGCTCTAATTGCCTTCTTACTCCAATCAAGTGTTTTTACAAAATAATGTTCAATAATTTTTCGCACTAATCTTTCAAACTCAGGTATTTCATCGCAAAAACGATTGTGGTCATCATAGCTTAAACCCAACATTTGTCTGCCTTCAAGCGCTTCAATGTTAACACCTGCTTGCTCTTGAGAAAGAAATGCCTTGGCGTCACCAAACAAGTTATTTTGCGCAACTAAATCATTGGTGTGTTCTATTCCTTCACAGTCGAAGATATAATAACGGAATAATCTTTCATTCGCATAAAACATAATATTAGCGTTATTACCTTCATTCAAAAGATTTTTTTTCTTTCTTACATAACCCATTTTTAAAGCCGAAATAATTTTCTCAATATCCTTATCAGCAAGAACTTCAACTTGATTTAAATTATTTATAAGAGAATCAAACTTGTTTCATAATTTAAAGAAATAGTGTTAAATGCGCTCCCTTAAAAGTTATCAAACCTTCATCTTAACATTCTTCCAAGCTTTTATTTGCCAATTAATTAAACCTGTACAAATATGATTATTTTTTGTATCGTAAACTTCTATCGCAAATTCTTTAAAGATTGCTTCTTGTATTTTTAATGGATTTAGAATCTCATTTTCAATTTGCTCTTCCGTTATTTTAAATTTAACAAACACATCCGTCTTTGCCTGATAATGATATGTCATGTGAATGTTTTTTAAAATAATTCGATAATCCTTTGGAGAGAAATTTAACAACAAACTTAAACCAGAAACGTACTCGCACAAAGCGGCCAACAAGCAAGCATGCACACCTTTGATATGGTTTCTATTCGGGTTGCTATTTTTTGCTGATAGGGTAAGTTCGTTGTCGCCTATTTCGACAACTCTAATATTGTGCGGCTTGTTAAATGGTACAGTTCGTAAAAGTACGACATTAAGTATCCACAAATAAAATTGTGAATATCTCGCTTTTTGCACAAGTATATTGAGTTTCTCCATTTATTTTTTAAATAATTCCTCTACATAGTCAATGTATTTTTGCTGTGCATCTTCTTTAGCAATACCTTTTTTTGTATTCCAAGCATTGTATTTAGCCGCGGCAACAAAATCAAACATGGCAGGCGTATCGGCATTTACGTCACCAATAGTCGCTTGTTTATTTAAAGCGTACAATTCCAACATAACATCATTACCTGGTTTTTCGGGCAATTCTAATACCTTTTTTTTCGCGTCTTCAAATTTTTGTTCTAATTCGCTCATGCTATTTTTTTATTTAATTTTTTTCAGGGATTTCTTCCAACACAAAATCTGCACTGTGTGGAATGTGAAGGAAAGCTTCTGCCCACTCTGGAGGCAGCCCAGTAAGTTTTCTCCTAACCATATCCACCCAAGCCCCCTCTACATTTATTTGAGCAGCCTTCACACCATCGCCTCTATAAATATCCTGACTAAATGCCCAACGACTACCGTCTTTTCTACTTTTCGTCAATAAACAGGTTACTTTTACTGTATCATTAGGGCTAATCTCTCTTAAATAAATAAGTTCCTCTCTAAATAAAATGGGGCCTATTTTCAATTTCTCAAGCAAGTCACTATTAAATCCAAGGCTTTCTAATGTTTGTACTCTAGCTTGTGCGGCAAAATCTGCATAAGCAGAATGTCTTAGATGTCTATTAGCATCTATTTGTGACCACATTACCCTACCTTCATAAAACACATTTTCCATTCTTACTCTTTTTGTATCTAAAAACAATATTTATTTTCAGCAATAATTTTTTGCGCAATTAACTGACGTGAAGCTTTTGCATTGAATGGCTCTTGTTTGGTATAGCGCTTCAAACCAATTAGCATCATGCGTAACTCATCACCTTCTCCAAAACTGTTCAACGCTTCTTTACCCTCTACCCAAATTTTATCACACGCTGAATTTATGTAAGTGCGTGCTATAGCAATATGAACTTCACAATCATCCTCACTTTTCATACTTACAAGTTTTTCGACACGCAATAAAGTTGATTCCGCAACATATACTTCAATGGCCATGTTAGCAATATTCATAATCACTTCTTGTTCTTTACTTAAGGTGGTCATGAGTTTTTGCACGGCAGCTCCAGCAGTTAATAAAATTGCTTTCTTAAAATTAGTTATCAATTTTTTCTCGTAAGCAAATAAGGTTTCATCCGGATCACTAAATTCAGGAATACCTACTAGTTCTGCGGCTACCTTTTGTGCTGGTCCCATCAAATCCAATTCACCTTTCATAGCGCGTTTTAAAATCATATCCACAATTAACATGCGGTTGATTTCATTCGTGCCTTCAAAAATTCTATTGATGCGGGAATCGCGATACACTCTGTCCATTGGACCTTCAGCGCTATAACCCATTCCACCATAAATTTGAACACCTTCATCAGAAACATAATCTAAGGTTTCAGAACCATGTACTTTTAAGATTGCTGCTTCAACGGCAAATTGTTCAATTCCTTTTAGTTTTGCTTTAGCTTCATCCATTCCGCCTTCAATCAAAGCATGAATAGCATCTTCAATATTTTGAGAACAACGGTACGTGGCACTTTCAGAAGCAAAAATACGAATAGCCTGTTCTGCTAATTTATAACGAATCGCACCATATTTAGAAATTGGTCTCTCAAACTGAATACGTTCGTTTGCATACATAACCGATTGCGTAACCGTTCCTTTACTCCCACCTATTGCAGCCCCTGCTAACTTAATCCTGCCAATGTTTAAAATATTTACGGCAATCTTAAAACCGTTACCACGTTCTGATAACAAATTTTCGACAGGAACTTTACATTCATTAAAAAAGACCTGACGCGTGGAACTTCCTTTAATTCCCATTTTGTGTTCTTCAGGATTTAAAGAAATTCCTCCAAAACTTTTCTCAACTATAAACGCCGATAAATTCTTATCGTCATCAATCTTAGCAAAAACTGTAAATATATCCGCAAAACCACCATTGGTGATCCACATCTTCTGTCCATTTAAAACATAATGCTTTCCATCTAGCGTAAGTTTAGCAGAAGTTTTACCGCTGTTAGCGTCAGAGCCACTTCCTGGTTCCGTTAAACAATAACAAGCCTTCCATTCTCCTGTTGCTAATTTTGGAATGTATTTTTTCTTTTGTGCTTCGTTTCCATAATATAAAATAGGAAGAGTACCAATTCCTGTATGTGCAGACAAAGCTACAGCAAATGAATGCCCCGCTCCAAGAGCTTCGGTAGTTAACATGGATGTTACAAAATCAAAACCCAAACCGCCGAGATCTTCTGGCACGGATGTTCCCAATAACCCTAAAGCTCCAGCTTTCTCCAGTAAAGAAACCATGAGTCCTTCTTCTTGATTGTCGATGCGATCAAGAATTGGTGTTACTTCCTGAGCAATAAAATCATCAC
This region includes:
- a CDS encoding DUF4442 domain-containing protein; amino-acid sequence: MEKLNILVQKARYSQFYLWILNVVLLRTVPFNKPHNIRVVEIGDNELTLSAKNSNPNRNHIKGVHACLLAALCEYVSGLSLLLNFSPKDYRIILKNIHMTYHYQAKTDVFVKFKITEEQIENEILNPLKIQEAIFKEFAIEVYDTKNNHICTGLINWQIKAWKNVKMKV
- a CDS encoding acyl-CoA-binding protein, with product MSELEQKFEDAKKKVLELPEKPGNDVMLELYALNKQATIGDVNADTPAMFDFVAAAKYNAWNTKKGIAKEDAQQKYIDYVEELFKK
- a CDS encoding DUF4442 domain-containing protein, with the protein product MKISENSLKWLMRIYPPMLFQRIWVKKIYKDFKGIDVKINKSLFTTNLGNSIFGGTIFTATDPFYALLFGQIMQHKGFKITVWLKSADIQYVKPGRTDLFYSILIDDAMIEEASKALTSEGKFVKTYPIEIVDKVGEVCAIANNEVYIRNLNF
- a CDS encoding T9SS type A sorting domain-containing protein; amino-acid sequence: MKTVLKFVTLCLFALPVKGQQIAKLFGAHSNGTSNVFTSVTLPDVTYDKLSVIKGPFKPFAGQTTFDDKNSRYFIKSGSNILIIDATTGKISDSIPNSSNFYNIEYDEISNSIVGLATIEKSVVFKTINLLTKSSVVTASLSGVDSIVVGESTFDSKNRRYFALTKVGLIVIDSTGAFIDVLCSSPYLNGLEYDPATNKIYYLEWDGSIYYFVSIEANTCSVGFINSFNGFSKSIWAESSFDKTLSHYYNKTNLGILKIDIRSGEIIQRIPVFNYFGGLEFTTVSKMANLEEENSRKEIHVFPNPSNSHFNFSNLKKGDTLEIFDFKGQLLYQTVLNETSLELNFETESRGIYFYRIYSATDPIKQGKLLLR
- a CDS encoding acyl-CoA dehydrogenase family protein, translating into MPTATTNKTKGGEFLIKETLAQDVFIPEQWNEEQIMMKKTCDDFIAQEVTPILDRIDNQEEGLMVSLLEKAGALGLLGTSVPEDLGGLGFDFVTSMLTTEALGAGHSFAVALSAHTGIGTLPILYYGNEAQKKKYIPKLATGEWKACYCLTEPGSGSDANSGKTSAKLTLDGKHYVLNGQKMWITNGGFADIFTVFAKIDDDKNLSAFIVEKSFGGISLNPEEHKMGIKGSSTRQVFFNECKVPVENLLSERGNGFKIAVNILNIGRIKLAGAAIGGSKGTVTQSVMYANERIQFERPISKYGAIRYKLAEQAIRIFASESATYRCSQNIEDAIHALIEGGMDEAKAKLKGIEQFAVEAAILKVHGSETLDYVSDEGVQIYGGMGYSAEGPMDRVYRDSRINRIFEGTNEINRMLIVDMILKRAMKGELDLMGPAQKVAAELVGIPEFSDPDETLFAYEKKLITNFKKAILLTAGAAVQKLMTTLSKEQEVIMNIANMAIEVYVAESTLLRVEKLVSMKSEDDCEVHIAIARTYINSACDKIWVEGKEALNSFGEGDELRMMLIGLKRYTKQEPFNAKASRQLIAQKIIAENKYCF
- a CDS encoding Crp/Fnr family transcriptional regulator; this translates as MGYVRKKKNLLNEGNNANIMFYANERLFRYYIFDCEGIEHTNDLVAQNNLFGDAKAFLSQEQAGVNIEALEGRQMLGLSYDDHNRFCDEIPEFERLVRKIIEHYFVKTLDWSKKAIRAGYSAQKRCFEFLRSHPKFGNRVPAIYLDSYLEITPKTLSRLRSQTVKQG
- a CDS encoding DUF2147 domain-containing protein, translating into MKKIVAFLLLFLSSTLFNAQSKNPDAVLGTWLTASGKAKVQIYKEGNKYNGKIVWLRNPNYEDGKIKVDKNNPDKAKQSVPLVGLNMLKNFVFDDDEWEDGTIYDPENGKTYSCTIKFRNGMLDLRGYIGISLIGRTQTWFKVEDFK
- a CDS encoding acyl-CoA thioesterase — its product is MENVFYEGRVMWSQIDANRHLRHSAYADFAAQARVQTLESLGFNSDLLEKLKIGPILFREELIYLREISPNDTVKVTCLLTKSRKDGSRWAFSQDIYRGDGVKAAQINVEGAWVDMVRRKLTGLPPEWAEAFLHIPHSADFVLEEIPEKN